A window from Dama dama isolate Ldn47 chromosome 11, ASM3311817v1, whole genome shotgun sequence encodes these proteins:
- the LOC133065198 gene encoding SCAN domain-containing protein 1-like, with product METEGYPEMQRDGEVQNDEIRSPPNEMAEEPEGILVAPPQVQVPAESPDEDSEDDLETVPLRRPLNPAASRQRFREFRYEDAAGPRDVLRHLQELAGQWLRPDIHTKEQIVEMLVQEQFQAVLPEELRAWALRCQPGVRITG from the coding sequence ATGGAGACTGAAGGGTATCCAGAGatgcaaagagatggagaagtcCAGAATGATGAAATAAGGTCACCACCAAATGAGATGGCTGAGGAGCCAGAAGGCATCCTGGTAGCGCCGCCCCAGGTCCAGGTCCCAGCAGAGAGCCCGGATGAAGACTCTGAAGACGACCTGGAGACCGTGCCCCTAAGGAGGCCTCTCAACCCTGCAGCCTCCAGGCAGAGGTTCCGGGAGTTCCGCTATGAAGATGCAGCTGGGCCCAGGGATGTCCTGAgacatctccaggagcttgccgGACAGTGGCTGCGACCTGATATTCACACGAAGGAGCAGATTGTGGAAATGCTGGTGCAGGAGCAATTCCAGGCCGTCCTCCCTGAGGAGCTCAGAGCTTGGGCACTGAGGTGTCAGCCTGGGGTCAGAATCACTGGCTAA